A window from Theropithecus gelada isolate Dixy chromosome 1, Tgel_1.0, whole genome shotgun sequence encodes these proteins:
- the TMEM51 gene encoding transmembrane protein 51 isoform X1 — protein sequence MAQSKANGSHYALTAIGLGMLVLGVIMAMWNLVPGFSAAEKPTAQGSNKTEVGGGILKSKTFSVAYVLVGAGVMLLLLSICLSIRDKRKQQQGEDLAHVQHPTGAGPHAQEEDSQEEEEEEEAASRYYVPSYEEVMNTNYSEARGEERNPRLSISLPSYESLTGLDETTPTSTRADVEASPGNPPDRQNSKLAKRLKPLKVRRIKSEKLHLKDFRINLPDKNIPPPSIEPLTPPPQYDEVQEKAPDTRPPD from the exons ATGGCCCAGTCCAAGGCCAACGGCTCGCACTATGCACTGACCGCCATCGGCCTGGGGATGCTGGTCCTTGGGGTGATCATGGCCATGTGGAACCTGGTACCCGGCTTCAGCGCGGCCGAGAAGCCAACAGCTCAGGGCAGCAACAAGACCGAGGTGGGTGGCGGCATCCTCAAGAGCAAGACCTTCTCCGTGGCCTACGTGCTGGTTGGGGCCggggtgatgctgctgctgctttccATCTGCCTGAGTATCAGGGACAAGAGGAAGCAGCAGCAGGGCGAGGACCTGGCCCATGTCCAGCACCCGACAGGCGCTGGGCCTCACGCCCAGGAGGAAGACAG ccaggaggaagaggaggaggaggaggctgcctcAAGGTACTATGTCCCCAGCTACGAGGAAGTGATGAACACAAACTACTCAGAAGCAAGGGGAGAGGAGCGGAACCCGAGGCTGAGCATCTCTCTCCCGTCCTATGAGTCACTGACGGGGCTTGACGAGACCACCCCCACATCCACCAGGGCAGATGTGGAGGCCAGCCCTGGGAACCCCCCTGACAGGCAGAACTCTAAGTTGGCCAAACGACTGAAACCGCTGAAAGTTCGAAGGATTAAATCTGAAAAGCTTCACCTCAAAGACTTTAGGATCAACCTCCCGGACAAAAACATCCCTCCTCCCTCGATAGAGCCTTTGACTCCTCCACCGCAGTATGATGAGGTCCAGGAGAAGGCCCCCGACACCCGGCCGCCCGATTGA
- the TMEM51 gene encoding transmembrane protein 51 isoform X2, with amino-acid sequence MAQSKANGSHYALTAIGLGMLVLGVIMAMWNLVPGFSAAEKPTAQGSNKTEVGGGILKSKTFSVAYVLVGAGVMLLLLSICLSIRDKRKQQQGEDLAHVQHPTGAGPHAQEEDRRKRRRRRLPQGTMSPATRK; translated from the exons ATGGCCCAGTCCAAGGCCAACGGCTCGCACTATGCACTGACCGCCATCGGCCTGGGGATGCTGGTCCTTGGGGTGATCATGGCCATGTGGAACCTGGTACCCGGCTTCAGCGCGGCCGAGAAGCCAACAGCTCAGGGCAGCAACAAGACCGAGGTGGGTGGCGGCATCCTCAAGAGCAAGACCTTCTCCGTGGCCTACGTGCTGGTTGGGGCCggggtgatgctgctgctgctttccATCTGCCTGAGTATCAGGGACAAGAGGAAGCAGCAGCAGGGCGAGGACCTGGCCCATGTCCAGCACCCGACAGGCGCTGGGCCTCACGCCCAGGAGGAAGACAG gaggaagaggaggaggaggaggctgcctcAAGGTACTATGTCCCCAGCTACGAGGAAGTGA